CTCCGCGGAGGTTAAGGAAGTCGTCGGCCCCGGTGACCCGCGGGCGGGAGGTCGGCGTCAGGACGCGTCGGCCGAGGCGAGCGCAGCCGCGAGCGAGTCGTGGATGACGAAGACCTTCGCGAGGCCCGTGATGCGGAAGATCTTGAGGAGCCGGTCCTGGCTGCAGATCAGCTGCAGGGAGCCGTTGTTGGCACGCACCTTCTTGAGGCCACCGACGAGGACGCCCAGGCCCGTCGAGTCGAGGAACTCGACGCCCTCCATGTCGATCACGAGGTCGTAGGTGCCGGCGGCGACGAGCTCGGTGATCCGGTCGCGGAGGCGCGGCGCCGTGTAGACGTCGATCTCGCCACCGACGGCGACGATGGTCTTGCCATCGGCCTCGCTGGTCGCAAGAGTCAGGTCCACGTCGTCTCCTCAGGCACGCAGGTGCATGCATCGGGCCACTTGCCGGGCACCGTACCCGAGATGGTGCCCGGCCTATCAAACCATGATCCTGCGACGGGCCGCAGGAGGACGCCGGAACCGCTGTGCCGGACCCCACCGATGCCAGCAACGTCGGTGCCGCTTGCCAGACTCCCCGCCCATGGACGGTCGCGGCGAGCACGAGGCGGGGCACGGTGTCTCCCCCGCGGCCTCCCCCGCGGCGTCCCTCGCGCGCCTGACGTCGCCGTACGACCGGGCCGAGCGCCTGCGGCACGTCCGCGTGCTGCCCCGGCGCGACGCGGTGACCGCGGCGTGGCCGGACTGGGCGCACCCGGCGGTGCGCGACGGGTACGTCGAGCTGGGCGTGGCCGCGCCCTGGGCCCACCAGCGGACCGCCGCCGACCTCGCCCACGACGGCACCCACGTCGTGCTCGCCACGGGCACGGCGTCGGGCAAGTCGATGGGCTACCTGCTGCCGGCGCTCACCACGCTGCTCGACGCGCGCACCTCCCGCGGCACCCGGGGGGCCTCCACCCTGTACGTCGCGCCCACCAAGGCGCTGGCGGCCGACCAGCTCGCCGCCGTCGAGCGGCTGGGCACCGGCGTGCGGGCGGTGACGCACGACGGGGACAGCCCGACGGAGCTGCGGGACTGGACGCGCGACCACGCCGAGTACGTCCTGACCAACCCCGACATGCTGCACCACTCCCTCCTGCCGGGGCACCACCGCTGGCCGGCCTTCTGGCGCGGTCTCCGCTACGTCGTGGTGGACGAGTGCCACCACTACCGCGGGGTGTTCGGCGCCCACGTCGCCCAGGTGCTGCGCCGGGTGCGACGCATCGCGGCCCACCACGGCAGCGAGCCGACCTTCGTGCTCGCCTCGGCCACGGCGGCCGAGCCCGCCGACACCGCCCACCGGCTCACGGGGCTCGACGTCGTGCCCGTCACCGAGGACGCGTCGCCCCGGGGAAGCGTCACCCTCGGCATGTGGCAGCCGCCGTTGACGTCGCACCAGGGCGAGAACGGCGCGCCGGTGCGGCGCGCCGCGGGCTCCGAGGCGGCCGACCTGCTCACCGACCTCGTCGTCGACGGCGTGCGCACGCTCGCCTTCGTGCGGTCGCGCCGCGGCGCCGAGCAGGTGGCCCGCACGGCGCGGGAGCACCTCGCCGACGTGGACCCGGCGCTGCCGGCGCGGGTCTCCTCCTACCGCGGCGGCTACCTGCCCGAGGAACGGCGCGAGATCGAGCGGGCCCTGCGCTCCGGCGAGCTGCTCGGCCTCGCGGCCACCAACGCCCTCGAGCTCGGCATCGACGTGGCGGGCCTCGACGCGGTGCTCGTCGTCGGGTTCCCCGGCACGCGGGCGGCCCTGTGGCAGCAGGTCGGCCGCGCCGGCCGGGCGCAGCAGGACTCCCTGGGGCTGCTCGTCGCCCGCGACGACCCGCTCGACACCTTCCTGGTCGCCCACCCCGAGGCGCTTCTGGACGCACCCGTCGAGCAGACGGTGTTCGACCCCGACAACCCCTACGTGCTGGCCCCGCACCTCTGCGCCGCCGCCGCGGACCAGCCGCTCACCGACGCCGACCTCGGGCTGTTCGGCCCCACGGCCCCCGTGCTCCTCGACCAGCTCCTGGCGACCGGCCTCCTGCGCCGCCGACCGGCCGGCTACTTCTGGACCGACCGACGCCGGGCGAGCGACCTCGCCGACCTTCGGTCGAGCGGTGGGTCCCCGGTGCAGCTCGTGGAGGCCGGGAGCGGGCGCGTCATCGGCACGGTCGACGCCGCCCGGGCCCACGGCGAGGCGCACGAGGGCGCCGTCTACGTGCACCTCGGCGAGACCTGGCTGGTCGAGAGCCTCGACCTCGACGAGCACGTGGCCGTGCTGCAGCGGGCGGACCCGCCGTTCACCACCTCCGCCCGCGAGGTGACCGACATCCGCATCGTCGAGGAGCAGCGCGGCGTCGACTGGGGCGGGTGCCGCCTCGCGTTCGGGACCGTCGACGTCAGCCACCAGGTGGTCGCCTACCTCCGCCGGCGGGAACCCGGGGGCGAGGTGATCGGCGAGCAGGCCCTCGAGCTCCCGGCGCGGTCCCTGCGGACGGCCGCCGTCTGGTGGACCGTGCCCTCGTCCGTGATCGCCGACCTCGAGAGCCGCGGGGTGGACGTCGGCGACCTCCCGGGCGCGGCCCACGCGGCCGAGCACTGCTCCATCGGCCTGCTCCCGCTCTTCGCCACCTGCGACCGCTGGGACATCGGGGGCGTGTCGACCGTGCTGCACCCCGACACCGGCACCCTGACCGTCTTCGTCCACGACGGCCACCCCGGCGGGGCGGGCTTCGCCGAGCGCGGCTTCGCGGCCGCGCCGGACTGGCTGCGTGCGACCCGGGCGACCATCGCGGACTGCGAGTGCACGGAGGGCTGCCCGTCCTGCGTGCAGTCCCCGAAGTGCGGCAACCAGAACCACCCGCTGGACAAGCACGCGGCGCTGCTGCTGCTCGACGAGCTGCTGCGTCACGCGCCACCCCCGGCGGCGGCCGGAGGACCTGCCGGGCCGGCCCGGGCCACCCCCTCGACGACGGCCTCCCAGCCGCCCGGGTAGCTGCGGCGCACCGCCACCACCACCCGCACGTCACGGTCCAGCACCTCGCACGACGTCAGCTCGGCGCCGTTGCGCCCGGCCGTCTCCGTCGCGGCCGCGCACGCGTCGCCCTCCACCACGGCACCGGCTCCCGCGAGCGCCGCGAGGTCGGCGGCCGCCTGGGCCCGGCGGTGCTCGACGAACAACCCGGCCCCGACCGCGAGGACCACCGCCACCGCCCCCAGGACCGCGACCAGGGCCAGCGCCGTCACCGTGGCCGCACCCCGCTGGTCGCGGTGCTCGCGGTTGTCGTGCAGGGCACCGTGCACCACCCTCACTGCTCCTCCCGGGCGGCCACCGCGGTCGCACTCAGGGGCACCGAGGGCGCCCACGCGAGGAGCGCGGGACCCTCGACCCTGACCCGCACGGTCGCGGTCACCTCGGACTCCCCCGTCGCCACGGTCACCGTCGCGCCGTCCGGAGCCACGCGCCGGCCAGCGGCCACGCTCGCCGCCGTGCCGTCGTCCCGCGCCGCGGCCCGCGCTGCCTCCCGGGCCGCGTCGACCACCTGCACCTGCACGAACGCCAGACCCACCATCCAGGTCAGAGCGAGGGTGACGAGGACGAGCAGCGGGAGCACCATGACCGTCTCGGCCGTGACCGCACCCCGTTGGTCACGGCGCCGACCCGCGGCGACGCGGACCGGGAGGACGCGCCCGCTCCGCGCGGGTCGGCGCCGGCCCATCAGCCGATGCCGATCAGGCCGAGCACGTGCTCGAACATCGACGTCAGCATCTGGTTGCCGAGGCCACCGGTGAGCAGCTGGTAGGCCAGCCCGGCGAGACCGGCTCCCGCCGCCGTGCCCACGGCGTACTCCGCCGTCGTGATCCCCCGCTGGTCACCGGTGCCGCCGACGGTCCGGCCCGCCAGCCGCGCGACGCGGCTCCGCACGCTCCTCGTGAGGCGCATGGTCATCCCCCTTCCGGCCGGTGGGACCGTCCCGCCGACCTGGGACGACCCTCCCCCGCCGACGGCCCCCGCGATCGGGGCGACGGGTCGCCTGGGGACGACCACCTCCCCGCGGCCACCTGGGGAGAGGCAGCGGCTCACCACCGCAGTCCCTCCACAGCGGCGGCGACGAGCGGGACGATCCCGAGCAGGAGGAACGCCGGCAGCAGGCACAGCCCCAGCGGCACGGCCGCACGCACGCCGACCGCCCGCGCCCGGTCCTCCACCCGCGCGCGGGCCTGCTCGTCGAGCTCCTCGGCCAGGGCCGCCACGGCGTCGGTGACGACCATGCCCGCCTCGTGCGAGCGAGCCATGACGCGCGCGAGGGGCGCCAGCCCGGGGCTGTCCGCCGCGAGGCGGGTCCACACCTCCCCGGCGTCGAGACCGAGGTCGAGACGCGCGGCGACGGGGGCGAGCTCGTCGGCGGCGGCGCCCGGCAGCGCCGCGCGCGCCGCACCGAGCGCCCCGGCGGGACCGGCGCCCGACGCGAGCGCCGCCCCGAACAGCTCGACGAAGGCGGGGAGCTCCTGCGCGAGGCGGGCCCGCCGGCGGCGTGCCTCGGGCGGCTCCGCTCGTCGCAGGAGCACCCACAGCCCCACCGCGGCGGCCACGGCCGCGGGCCAGGCGAGCAGCCCGCTGAGGAACGTGCCGACGCCGAGGGCCGCCGACGCGCACCACAGCGGCGCCAGGCGACGCACCCGGTCGTCGCGCGGTCGCGACGGACCGGTGGCGGCCGGGGTGGGTTCTTCCAGGCGCGGGGGCGCCGCGAGGGCGACCGCCGCCGCGGCACCCGCCGCCGCCAGCAGGACGATGCCGCTGCCGCCGCTCACCGGACCTCCAGGACGTCGTCCGCGATCCGCTCGATCCAGAGCAGGCCGGCAGCGCCGAAGGCCAGTCCCCCGGCCAGGCACCCGAGCCCCAGGGGCGTGACGAGGAGGAAGTGGAGCGGATTGCCACCCGTGGTGCCCCCGAGGAGCAGGGCGACGAGGGGCAGGCCGGCCATGAGGCGAGCCGTGGCGCGGGCCGATGCGAGCTCGGAGGCCACCACGCGCCGGGTGGCCTCGGTCGCGCGCACGAGGCGGGCGACACGCGTGAGGGCGTCGGCGAGCCCGGCACCCGTGCGGGCGCTGATCTGCCAGGCCGCGGCGACCAGACCGAGGGCGTCCGCACCGGGCAGGCTCGCCAGGGCGCGCCACGCCGCGACGGTGTCGGCGCCGAGGGTGTCGGCGCGCCGCACGGCGTCGACGGAGGGCCACTCACGGGCCGCCGCGGCGAGGGCGACGGACGGGGCGCGGCCGGCCCGCAGCTCGCCCGCCAGGAGCTCGCAGAGGCCCACGACGCGTTCCCGGTTCCGCGCGGCCAGCCGTCCCTCCCGGCGGCGCCGCAGGAGCGTCCGCCCACCCAGCACGACCCCGGCGGCGAGCAACGCCCAGACGGTGGCCCGCACCCCACCGACCACGGCCGCCGTCGCCCCCAGGGTGAGCGCCCCCGCGGCGACCGCGGTGCGCCGACCGACCGTCGGCGCGCTCGCCGGCCCCGCTCGCCGGTGGGCCACCGCCGGGCCCGGCCGCCAGCCCACGAGCACGGCAGCGGCCGCCGCCAGCCCGGCGAGGAGCAGGAGGTCCGCTCCCGGGTCCGCGGTCACGACGGATCCCCCGCGTCGCGGTCGAGCAGGTGCGCGAGCCGGTCGGCACCCGCGTGCTCGACGAGACGCCCGGCGGCGTCGAACGCGACGGCGACCCGGGTCTCGACGAGGCCGTCGTCGCGGCGTACGGGCACGGCCACCTGGGCGAGCCGGCGCCGACCGTCGCGGCCGCGCGCCACGTGGACCACCACGTCGAGCGCGGCGGCGACCTGCGCGTGCGCCGCCTCCCGGCTGAGCCCCGCAGCCTGGGCGAGCGCCTCGATGCGGGCGACGACGTCACCGGCCCCGTTGGCGTGGATGGTGCCGCAGCCGCCCTCGTGACCGGTGTTGAGGGCGGCGAGCAGGTCGACCACCTCCCCACCCCGCACCTCGCCGACGACCAGGCGGTCCGGGCGCATGCGGAGCGCCTGCCGCACGAGCGTGCGGACGGTGACCTCGCCGGCGCCCTCGACGTTCGGCGGGCGGGCCTCGAGCGCCACGACGTGGGGATGGGCCGGCCGGAGCTCGCTCGCGTCCTCGACGAGGACGATCCGCTCCGCATCGGGCACCAGCCCGAGCAGGGCGCCGAGCAGGGTCGTCTTGCCCGTCCCGGTGCCACCGCTGACGAGGAACGCGAGCCGCTGCGCGACCACGCGTCGCAGCAGCCGCGCGCCGGGACCGCTGACCGCACCGCGCGCCTGGAGGTCGTCGAGCCCGAAACGGCCGCGCGGCGGCACCCGGAGGCTGACCAGCGTGCCGGGACGTGCGACCGGGGCCAGCACGGCGTGGAACCGCGTGCCGTCCGCGAGGCGGGCGTCCACGTGGGGCACCGCGTCGTCGAGCCGCCGACCCGCCTGGGCGGCGAGGCGCTGGGCGAGCCGCCGCACGGCCGCCTCGTCCGGGAACCGGACGTCGGTGAGCTCGAGGCCGCGGCCGACGTCGACGTAGACCTCCGCCGGGCCGTTGACGAGGACGTCGGAGACCCCCGGTCGGAGGAGGAGCGGGTCGAGCGGCCCCGCCCCGAGCACCTCACGCCGCAGCTCCTCGTGCACCGCGAGCACCGTCGCGTCGCCGACCGGTCGGCCGTGCGCCCGCAGCGCCGCCGCGACCCGCGCCGGCGTGACGTCGCCGCCCTCGCCCGCGAGCCGCTCGCGCACGAGGTCCACGAGGCCGCCGACCGCGGCGCTCACGCGGCCCCTCCCGCCGGCCACCGCGCCGCGTGCTCCGGGAGCAGCGCCAGCACGTCGCGCGCGGTGCGCGCGAGGCCGCGCGACGGGCGGAGCCCGCCGACGCCGAGGTGGACGTCCTCCACGGCTCGGGGCTGGTCGGGCAGGCGCGCGACGACGGGGGCGCCGACCGCTCCTGCGACCACGCCCTCGTCCGCAGCCCGCCCCCGGAGCACCACACCCACCGGGACCTGGGCCCCGAGGCCGTCGACCCGGTGGCGCGCGGCCACGAGACCCGGGGCCGTGCCCGGCACCACGAGCACCGCGAGGTCGCTGCGGGCGAGCACGTCGGCGGCCACGGCGTCGTCGCGGCGACCCACGTCGACGACGACCGTGCCGTGCGCCTTGACCGCGGCCGCCAGCACCTCGGCCAGCACCGTCGGACGGGGCGGTGGCCCGGGGGCGCCGCCGGTCGCACCCCCGACAGCCCGGCCGGCGTCGTCCCAGGCGAGCACCCGTAGACCGCCGCGGCCGGGCAGCGCGTCGCGCAGCGCCGGGCCGCTGAGGCGCCCCACGACCTCGTCGAGCGCGGACCAGCGGATGCCCGCCACCGTCTCCAGGCCGAGCACGCGGTCGACGCCGGCTCCGGCCGGGTCGAGGTCCACCACGAGGGCCGGGGCGTCCTCGGCAGCCACGAGCCCCAGCACGCAGGCCAGGGTCGTGGCCCCGACGCCGCCGGTCGCCCCGGCCACCGCGACCGTGCGGGCGGTGTGCGGCGACGCCTCCAGGGCGGCCAGCAGCTCCCCCAGCCACGCCTCGCCGTCGGGCAGCACCACCACCTCCTCGGCCCCCAGCGCCAGCGCCGCGCGCAACACCTCGTGCCCGACCTCCGCGGCCGCTACGACGTGCACGTCGCCCCGCCGCGCCGGACGTCGCTCCGCCAGCGCGACCGCGGCGTCCTGGCCGACGAGCACCAGCGGGGCCCGGCGCCAGGCGGCAAGCGCCTCGGCGACGCCGGCCGTCACCTGCACGCTCGCGCCCGACGCCGCGGCCAGCCGCTCCACCTGCGCCGCCAGACCGGCCGACCGGGTCACGAGCACGGGGCGGGTCGGGGGCGGCGGTGCGGCACGGAGCTCGGCGGTGGTCGGACCGGGGCGACGGCGTCTCATGGGTCCGACGATGCGTCGGGGGCGAGGCGCGGCGTACCGCTCCGGCCCGACCTGGGGACGAGCAGGCCGTGCAGGACCGCTGGGGACGGGGAGCGGGCCGACCGCACGACCCGGAACCTTCCACCTCCCCAACACGCGACCGAGCGGGGAACGTGGACTCCCTGGCCCTCCCCGCCCCGAAACCCACCGTCCCCGTCGAAAGGCGGCTGCCGTGCCCGACGTCCCGTCCCCCGCGCTCCCCCCGCACGTCGCCCTCCGGATCGCGGTCACGACGGGCCGGCGCACCACGCGGAGCGACCTCGTGCTCGTGGGCAGCCGGGGTTCGATCCACACGCCGCTGGGCTCGCCCGACGCGACCATCAGCGAGTTCCCCGTGGCCCGGCTCTGGCCCACCGTCCGCGCGCTGCTGCCCGCCGACAGCGTGGCCCGCAGCGCGCCCGCGGTCACCCGCGCCGCCGACCGCGTGCCCGTCGACGCGGAGGAGGCAGCGATCCTGCCGGCGCTCGTGCGGCACGCGGTCACCGTGACCGTCACGGCCCGCCCGTCCGGCACCGAGGCCGACGCCGAGGCCGCGGCCACCACCGACACCCTCGCGCTGCGCACCTGGCTGCTGACGGCACGGGACCTCTACTCCGTGACGGCGGCCGCCGACGGCTCGACCACGGTGCTGCGGGAGCGCGCCGGGGCGCTGGCCGCGACCCTGCAGTGGGACGTGGCCGGGGCGCTCGACCACCTCGTCGGG
This Nocardioides alkalitolerans DNA region includes the following protein-coding sequences:
- a CDS encoding STAS domain-containing protein, which codes for MDLTLATSEADGKTIVAVGGEIDVYTAPRLRDRITELVAAGTYDLVIDMEGVEFLDSTGLGVLVGGLKKVRANNGSLQLICSQDRLLKIFRITGLAKVFVIHDSLAAALASADAS
- a CDS encoding DEAD/DEAH box helicase; translated protein: MDGRGEHEAGHGVSPAASPAASLARLTSPYDRAERLRHVRVLPRRDAVTAAWPDWAHPAVRDGYVELGVAAPWAHQRTAADLAHDGTHVVLATGTASGKSMGYLLPALTTLLDARTSRGTRGASTLYVAPTKALAADQLAAVERLGTGVRAVTHDGDSPTELRDWTRDHAEYVLTNPDMLHHSLLPGHHRWPAFWRGLRYVVVDECHHYRGVFGAHVAQVLRRVRRIAAHHGSEPTFVLASATAAEPADTAHRLTGLDVVPVTEDASPRGSVTLGMWQPPLTSHQGENGAPVRRAAGSEAADLLTDLVVDGVRTLAFVRSRRGAEQVARTAREHLADVDPALPARVSSYRGGYLPEERREIERALRSGELLGLAATNALELGIDVAGLDAVLVVGFPGTRAALWQQVGRAGRAQQDSLGLLVARDDPLDTFLVAHPEALLDAPVEQTVFDPDNPYVLAPHLCAAAADQPLTDADLGLFGPTAPVLLDQLLATGLLRRRPAGYFWTDRRRASDLADLRSSGGSPVQLVEAGSGRVIGTVDAARAHGEAHEGAVYVHLGETWLVESLDLDEHVAVLQRADPPFTTSAREVTDIRIVEEQRGVDWGGCRLAFGTVDVSHQVVAYLRRREPGGEVIGEQALELPARSLRTAAVWWTVPSSVIADLESRGVDVGDLPGAAHAAEHCSIGLLPLFATCDRWDIGGVSTVLHPDTGTLTVFVHDGHPGGAGFAERGFAAAPDWLRATRATIADCECTEGCPSCVQSPKCGNQNHPLDKHAALLLLDELLRHAPPPAAAGGPAGPARATPSTTASQPPG
- a CDS encoding pilus assembly protein TadG-related protein encodes the protein MVHGALHDNREHRDQRGAATVTALALVAVLGAVAVVLAVGAGLFVEHRRAQAAADLAALAGAGAVVEGDACAAATETAGRNGAELTSCEVLDRDVRVVVAVRRSYPGGWEAVVEGVARAGPAGPPAAAGGGA
- a CDS encoding TadE family type IV pilus minor pilin; this translates as MGRRRPARSGRVLPVRVAAGRRRDQRGAVTAETVMVLPLLVLVTLALTWMVGLAFVQVQVVDAAREAARAAARDDGTAASVAAGRRVAPDGATVTVATGESEVTATVRVRVEGPALLAWAPSVPLSATAVAAREEQ
- a CDS encoding DUF4244 domain-containing protein, whose protein sequence is MRLTRSVRSRVARLAGRTVGGTGDQRGITTAEYAVGTAAGAGLAGLAYQLLTGGLGNQMLTSMFEHVLGLIGIG
- a CDS encoding type II secretion system F family protein, with product MSGGSGIVLLAAAGAAAAVALAAPPRLEEPTPAATGPSRPRDDRVRRLAPLWCASAALGVGTFLSGLLAWPAAVAAAVGLWVLLRRAEPPEARRRRARLAQELPAFVELFGAALASGAGPAGALGAARAALPGAAADELAPVAARLDLGLDAGEVWTRLAADSPGLAPLARVMARSHEAGMVVTDAVAALAEELDEQARARVEDRARAVGVRAAVPLGLCLLPAFLLLGIVPLVAAAVEGLRW
- a CDS encoding TadA family conjugal transfer-associated ATPase yields the protein MSAAVGGLVDLVRERLAGEGGDVTPARVAAALRAHGRPVGDATVLAVHEELRREVLGAGPLDPLLLRPGVSDVLVNGPAEVYVDVGRGLELTDVRFPDEAAVRRLAQRLAAQAGRRLDDAVPHVDARLADGTRFHAVLAPVARPGTLVSLRVPPRGRFGLDDLQARGAVSGPGARLLRRVVAQRLAFLVSGGTGTGKTTLLGALLGLVPDAERIVLVEDASELRPAHPHVVALEARPPNVEGAGEVTVRTLVRQALRMRPDRLVVGEVRGGEVVDLLAALNTGHEGGCGTIHANGAGDVVARIEALAQAAGLSREAAHAQVAAALDVVVHVARGRDGRRRLAQVAVPVRRDDGLVETRVAVAFDAAGRLVEHAGADRLAHLLDRDAGDPS
- a CDS encoding septum site determining protein yields the protein MRRRRPGPTTAELRAAPPPPTRPVLVTRSAGLAAQVERLAAASGASVQVTAGVAEALAAWRRAPLVLVGQDAAVALAERRPARRGDVHVVAAAEVGHEVLRAALALGAEEVVVLPDGEAWLGELLAALEASPHTARTVAVAGATGGVGATTLACVLGLVAAEDAPALVVDLDPAGAGVDRVLGLETVAGIRWSALDEVVGRLSGPALRDALPGRGGLRVLAWDDAGRAVGGATGGAPGPPPRPTVLAEVLAAAVKAHGTVVVDVGRRDDAVAADVLARSDLAVLVVPGTAPGLVAARHRVDGLGAQVPVGVVLRGRAADEGVVAGAVGAPVVARLPDQPRAVEDVHLGVGGLRPSRGLARTARDVLALLPEHAARWPAGGAA